A genomic region of Micromonospora sp. NBRC 110009 contains the following coding sequences:
- a CDS encoding autotransporter serine protease, protein MRTGLIAALAPIVVLGAVAQPARAEPSAPPITSYEGDPGRFGEPASWRTPEFNRDAGLVSMGAEFAYAAGYSGTGMDIGVVDSGVFAGHLREHGSLDTNYAVGDRYFSVEAQGGNTGPTPGFYNPAFNDSHGTHVSGTIGASRDGVGETQPGGPAANMHGVAFNSNVYMGNTGKTDGVLYGLLPATATAAQRPDNAYIANVYRAVNSAQTANGKPIRIITSSWGSQPNTENYNTYDAPPGSPAGFGLNTAWRLWSTPDGVVDANGQTIRWLNGAIEAARTGTVIQFTAGNSGYVNPSPRGAAPYFMPELEGRWYTTSGINPTVGRTFHADGSVLVPGQQTFNQCGVAKWSCVTAPSNGINSTTVSVVNGVPEPRYGSSSGTSMAGPHSAAALALIMQRFPYMTNEQALYTMFTTGRQNNTVSDAAGTAVLNPTRGQIVQVPDSRNGWHTVSLREAMKGPGQFLGPFVADLQGQNDVWSNDISDVAIRARQQEDAAEAATWEATKAAKGWANGLPADASDVDKSDYAIGMRREQARNARVYEGSLTKQGDGILFLTGNNTWHGTSSVEAGKLSIIGSHASAIDVRGGTLGGNGSVAGNINVTDGVLQPGLTSEEAAQITDVPVTAGNALSVGGNVNIGQQGRLAVTISGDDDYTSVRAAGELTLAGELDLDVRGSLTPGTVLTVMSGGSINGSFHALPENRVLSAGGYLFRASYKNNSMTLTVLRALPHAD, encoded by the coding sequence ATGAGAACGGGACTGATCGCGGCGCTGGCACCGATAGTGGTGCTCGGCGCGGTCGCACAGCCGGCGAGGGCGGAGCCGTCCGCGCCGCCGATCACGTCCTATGAGGGGGACCCCGGCCGGTTCGGTGAGCCGGCGAGCTGGCGTACCCCTGAGTTCAACCGGGATGCCGGTCTGGTGTCGATGGGAGCGGAGTTCGCCTACGCCGCCGGCTACTCCGGCACCGGGATGGACATCGGCGTCGTCGACTCGGGCGTCTTCGCCGGGCACCTGCGGGAGCACGGCAGCCTGGACACGAACTACGCAGTCGGGGACCGCTACTTCTCGGTGGAAGCGCAGGGCGGCAACACGGGCCCCACGCCAGGGTTCTACAACCCGGCGTTCAACGACAGCCACGGCACCCATGTCAGCGGGACCATCGGTGCGAGCCGCGACGGGGTTGGTGAGACGCAGCCGGGCGGACCCGCCGCCAACATGCACGGGGTCGCGTTCAACAGCAACGTGTACATGGGCAACACCGGCAAGACAGACGGCGTGCTCTACGGTCTCCTGCCAGCGACCGCGACCGCGGCGCAGCGGCCTGACAACGCCTACATCGCCAACGTCTACCGGGCCGTGAATTCCGCCCAGACGGCGAACGGCAAGCCCATCCGGATCATCACCAGCAGCTGGGGCAGTCAGCCCAACACGGAGAACTACAACACGTACGACGCGCCGCCCGGCAGCCCCGCGGGCTTCGGTCTGAACACGGCGTGGCGCCTCTGGTCCACCCCGGACGGGGTCGTCGATGCGAACGGCCAGACCATCCGCTGGCTCAACGGTGCCATCGAAGCCGCCCGTACCGGCACGGTCATCCAGTTCACCGCCGGCAACAGCGGCTACGTGAACCCGTCGCCGCGCGGTGCCGCGCCGTACTTCATGCCGGAGCTGGAGGGCCGCTGGTACACGACGTCGGGAATCAACCCCACGGTGGGGCGCACGTTCCACGCCGACGGGTCTGTCCTGGTCCCCGGCCAGCAGACCTTCAACCAGTGCGGTGTGGCGAAGTGGTCGTGCGTGACGGCGCCGAGCAACGGCATCAACAGCACGACCGTGTCGGTCGTCAACGGTGTGCCCGAGCCCCGGTACGGAAGCTCGTCGGGAACGTCGATGGCCGGGCCGCACTCGGCTGCCGCGCTGGCGTTGATCATGCAGCGTTTCCCGTACATGACCAACGAGCAGGCGCTCTACACGATGTTCACCACCGGCCGGCAGAACAACACGGTCAGCGACGCGGCGGGCACCGCCGTGCTGAACCCCACCCGCGGGCAGATCGTGCAGGTGCCCGACAGCCGCAACGGCTGGCACACGGTCAGCCTGCGCGAGGCCATGAAGGGCCCGGGCCAGTTCCTGGGGCCGTTCGTGGCCGACCTGCAGGGACAGAATGACGTCTGGTCGAACGACATCTCCGACGTCGCGATCCGGGCACGCCAGCAGGAGGACGCCGCCGAGGCGGCCACCTGGGAGGCCACCAAGGCCGCCAAGGGGTGGGCGAACGGCCTGCCCGCCGACGCGAGCGACGTCGACAAGTCCGACTACGCCATCGGGATGCGCCGCGAGCAGGCCCGCAACGCCCGCGTCTACGAGGGCAGCCTCACCAAGCAGGGCGACGGCATCCTGTTCCTGACCGGCAACAACACCTGGCACGGCACGAGCAGCGTCGAGGCAGGCAAGCTGTCGATCATCGGCTCGCACGCCAGCGCGATCGACGTACGCGGCGGGACGCTCGGCGGCAACGGCAGCGTGGCGGGGAACATCAACGTCACCGATGGCGTGCTCCAGCCCGGCCTGACGTCGGAGGAGGCGGCGCAGATCACCGATGTGCCTGTCACCGCCGGCAACGCGCTGAGCGTCGGCGGGAACGTGAACATCGGCCAGCAGGGTCGCCTCGCCGTGACCATCTCGGGCGACGACGACTACACCAGCGTCCGCGCCGCGGGTGAGCTGACGCTCGCCGGCGAGCTGGACCTGGACGTACGCGGATCGCTGACCCCGGGAACCGTGCTGACGGTCATGAGTGGCGGCTCGATCAACGGCAGCTTCCACGCGCTGCCCGAGAACCGGGTCCTGAGCGCGGGCGGTTACCTGTTCCGGGCGTCCTACAAGAACAACAGCATGACCCTGACGGTCCTGCGCGCACTGCCGCACGCGGACTAA
- a CDS encoding contact-dependent growth inhibition system immunity protein: MTTIEQLERDVWPDPSPDATSLVRRCTELRRKPLDEFTVEDLRIMLGQEVGIPALLPRAVRILLRDPLVEADYYPGDLLANVLRLPDSAWSGLPAERKRLASVLAELVAAPPFSDPDLGPHDPNRVLRDATVRFLRQ, translated from the coding sequence GTGACGACAATTGAGCAGCTTGAGCGGGACGTTTGGCCGGATCCCAGCCCGGACGCCACCTCTCTGGTCAGGCGTTGCACCGAGCTGCGACGTAAGCCGTTGGATGAGTTCACGGTCGAAGATCTGCGCATCATGCTCGGGCAAGAGGTTGGCATACCTGCTTTGCTGCCGCGTGCGGTACGAATCCTGCTCCGCGACCCGCTGGTGGAGGCCGACTATTACCCGGGTGACCTGCTCGCCAACGTGCTGCGGCTACCCGACTCCGCGTGGTCGGGTTTACCAGCGGAACGGAAGCGGCTGGCATCTGTTCTAGCTGAGCTCGTTGCCGCTCCCCCGTTCTCTGACCCTGACCTTGGACCTCACGACCCGAACCGAGTGCTTCGTGACGCCACCGTGCGGTTTCTGAGGCAATGA
- a CDS encoding HEAT repeat domain-containing protein translates to MDSPEVAALFDQAVERSRVGIASDDYEDMWELLHRAAKAGRFAASLAITQMTSLDVAVRSTACDLLGVASQTHEEIREDAAAALLSLAANEADDEVRWSIARALGATDDARATPVLVSLAGSPDPEIRLEVAMSLPAVLVDDADQAGVTALVDLCGDLDPQVRNWAAFGLGWQSTADGRMVRQALWERTSDSYGEAREEGIRGLARRRDQRALPLVADLLAQQSVHPFTFEAAGFLGHPSLVPLLESFDPTSHGVAAALRECDPLRRARRDASAMMLFDTLHARLPDVEMAIFAERFELGLELEVTGGTDGNRTARWSVEALLARAGGDPQLAAQLAADDLMS, encoded by the coding sequence GTGGACTCACCCGAGGTTGCAGCGCTGTTCGACCAGGCTGTGGAGAGGTCGCGGGTGGGTATCGCCTCCGACGACTACGAGGACATGTGGGAACTGCTGCACCGAGCAGCCAAGGCCGGCCGGTTCGCTGCAAGCCTGGCCATCACGCAGATGACCTCTCTTGACGTAGCGGTGCGGTCGACCGCGTGCGATCTGCTTGGCGTCGCCAGCCAGACGCACGAGGAGATCCGCGAGGACGCGGCGGCGGCGCTGCTCTCGTTGGCCGCGAACGAGGCCGACGACGAGGTGAGGTGGTCCATCGCGCGGGCGCTCGGCGCCACCGATGATGCCCGTGCGACGCCGGTGCTGGTCAGCCTTGCCGGGAGTCCCGACCCCGAGATTCGGCTCGAAGTGGCGATGTCGCTGCCGGCCGTGCTGGTCGACGACGCAGATCAGGCCGGCGTGACGGCGCTGGTCGATCTGTGCGGTGACCTTGACCCGCAGGTGCGCAACTGGGCCGCGTTCGGTCTGGGCTGGCAGAGCACCGCCGACGGACGGATGGTCCGGCAGGCGCTGTGGGAGCGCACCAGTGACAGCTACGGTGAGGCCCGCGAGGAGGGTATCCGGGGGTTGGCTCGGCGGCGGGATCAGCGGGCACTGCCGCTGGTGGCTGATCTGCTTGCCCAGCAGAGCGTCCACCCCTTCACCTTCGAGGCTGCCGGCTTTCTGGGCCACCCGTCGTTGGTGCCGCTGCTCGAGAGCTTCGATCCCACCAGCCACGGCGTGGCCGCAGCACTACGGGAGTGCGATCCCCTACGCCGCGCCCGCCGCGACGCCTCCGCCATGATGCTGTTCGATACCCTGCACGCCCGCCTGCCCGACGTCGAAATGGCGATATTCGCCGAACGTTTCGAGCTTGGCCTGGAACTCGAGGTCACCGGCGGGACCGACGGCAACCGGACGGCGCGGTGGTCGGTGGAGGCCCTGCTTGCGCGCGCCGGAGGCGATCCGCAGCTGGCCGCGCAGTTGGCTGCAGACGACCTGATGTCATGA
- a CDS encoding YcxB family protein produces MEIRVNKPFDPARLLADLRIIYGDTLHATRSFAVAAVAVGAGGAILLLALSGMSGLVVVLLALAVYGVYLGFGNSRSLQRAVSDLPEICQHEALLIVTEDRIIQEQPSIRSEILWTAITRVVETDAGWLLFYGPRQAISLPREGMDHEQELQFRAHLTAPASVAA; encoded by the coding sequence ATGGAGATCCGGGTCAACAAGCCGTTCGATCCCGCCCGGCTACTCGCTGACCTACGGATCATCTACGGCGACACTCTGCACGCCACACGATCCTTCGCCGTAGCCGCTGTGGCCGTCGGTGCTGGCGGCGCAATCCTGCTCCTGGCCCTCTCCGGCATGAGTGGTCTCGTGGTTGTCCTACTGGCGCTGGCGGTCTACGGCGTCTACCTCGGCTTCGGCAATTCGCGATCTCTACAGCGGGCGGTGTCCGACCTCCCCGAGATCTGCCAGCACGAAGCGCTGCTCATCGTGACCGAGGACCGGATCATCCAGGAGCAGCCGTCGATCCGTAGCGAGATCCTGTGGACAGCCATCACCCGGGTCGTCGAAACCGACGCTGGCTGGCTCCTGTTCTACGGCCCCCGCCAGGCGATCTCGCTACCCAGAGAGGGTATGGACCACGAACAGGAGCTACAGTTCCGGGCCCACCTCACTGCGCCTGCATCGGTGGCAGCCTGA
- a CDS encoding DinB family protein produces MKADLHSYLKGGRDALLWKLDGLSEYDIRRPLTRTATNLLGLVKHSAVCEILYFGVVFGRPFEQELPYVGDGAETNADMWATADETREEIVDLYRRASAHADATIEALALNDVGRVPWWGDAAVTLHHVLVHVIAETQRHAGHADIVRELIDGAAGLLPRNDNLPPADAPWWLDYRQRVEQAALDASKRSN; encoded by the coding sequence ATGAAGGCAGACCTGCACAGTTACTTGAAGGGCGGCCGCGACGCGCTGCTGTGGAAGCTCGACGGGCTCAGCGAATACGATATTCGGCGCCCGCTGACCCGGACCGCCACCAACTTGCTCGGTCTGGTGAAACACTCAGCGGTCTGCGAGATCCTCTACTTCGGCGTCGTGTTCGGCCGGCCGTTCGAGCAGGAGCTGCCGTACGTCGGCGACGGGGCGGAGACCAATGCCGACATGTGGGCGACCGCGGATGAGACGCGCGAAGAGATCGTCGACTTGTACCGTCGCGCGAGCGCCCACGCCGACGCCACCATCGAAGCCCTTGCGCTGAATGATGTCGGCCGAGTGCCATGGTGGGGCGATGCAGCGGTCACGTTGCACCACGTCCTGGTCCACGTCATCGCGGAAACGCAACGGCACGCCGGCCACGCTGACATCGTGCGGGAACTCATCGACGGCGCGGCCGGGCTGCTGCCCAGGAACGACAACCTGCCCCCCGCCGACGCGCCATGGTGGCTGGACTACCGTCAGCGAGTGGAGCAGGCTGCCCTCGACGCCAGCAAACGCAGCAACTAG
- a CDS encoding DUF6287 domain-containing protein translates to MSVRRTWTLLVSLLLVGGCAWGCGPVGPSPHLTQEELAGTWVNDQGATLEVNSDGTFTAAALRACATKDEPLDFEPDSGQGTWELEAPEALSPYQTVNLRFGPPENFAWDDWLADDDEMFFFIGDPDSNERCTFRRK, encoded by the coding sequence GTGTCGGTACGCCGAACTTGGACTTTGCTGGTCAGCTTGCTGCTTGTTGGTGGCTGCGCGTGGGGGTGCGGACCAGTCGGCCCCTCACCCCACCTCACGCAGGAAGAACTTGCCGGCACCTGGGTCAATGATCAAGGAGCGACATTAGAAGTCAACTCCGACGGCACCTTCACCGCCGCAGCTCTCCGCGCCTGTGCAACTAAAGATGAGCCACTCGATTTCGAACCGGACAGCGGGCAGGGAACCTGGGAGTTGGAAGCGCCGGAAGCGCTCTCGCCCTACCAGACGGTGAACCTACGCTTCGGGCCGCCCGAGAACTTTGCCTGGGACGACTGGCTCGCCGATGACGACGAGATGTTCTTCTTCATCGGCGATCCCGACAGCAACGAGCGCTGCACGTTTCGGCGGAAGTGA
- a CDS encoding multicopper oxidase family protein, with product MFLWVHYVDMVIALLAVPIAVAAGWVVMRLPASTGSGPSRLRRLLFGLLLAGAALRVVAALLLLRNGWDFAGPRLVFVAPALVLVATVHRVWVRPMLRSPGGESRIAAWPGAYWAATAAVGVVLVASAAQLAGMRAAAMTGAVVVGAAAMGSVWRRTGRSRGSAGRWWRTAAKGALGVAVAAAVLVGWSTASQLPARSSMIGGPVDTGGGGMTDHSRHGGVSVTTLTGTDTGGAPVRRFTLTAEPAAVELDSGQQVQAWTFNGVTPGPELRVRQGDLVEVTLVNRLPGVGVTLHWHGVDVPNAMDGVAGVTQDAVAPGGRFVYRFRATQVGTYWYHSHEMSSIQVRRGLFGAFVVLPAEAPEQGAAVDETVLRHTWVDEDGVATLGVTTGVQRRQVPAGRPVRLRLVNTDGNPATFTVTGVPVRVVAIDGTGVHEPNILNGVRILVGGGARYDLAFTMPDQPVVLHADGPTIVYSPDGNAGPGGEGPAPALLNPARYGTPATTPFGTASHVDRRFTLRVDERLGFYDGRPAVLYTLNNRSFPDVPMLMVSPGDLVEVTYVNRSGQHHPMHLHGHHMLVLNRNGRATTGSPWWVDTLDVGPGETYRVAFRADNPGIWMDHCHNLEHAANGMILHLGYAGVTSPFHTGAGTANHPE from the coding sequence ATGTTCCTGTGGGTGCATTACGTCGATATGGTGATCGCGTTGCTGGCCGTGCCCATCGCCGTCGCCGCGGGCTGGGTCGTGATGCGTCTCCCGGCCTCGACAGGCTCAGGGCCTTCGCGGCTGCGGCGTCTGCTGTTCGGGCTGTTGCTCGCCGGCGCTGCGCTGCGGGTGGTTGCTGCTCTGCTTCTGCTGCGAAACGGGTGGGACTTCGCCGGGCCGAGGTTGGTGTTCGTCGCCCCGGCGCTGGTGCTCGTCGCGACGGTTCATCGGGTGTGGGTGCGCCCGATGCTGCGATCGCCAGGTGGTGAGTCGCGGATAGCCGCCTGGCCCGGCGCCTACTGGGCGGCGACGGCCGCAGTTGGTGTGGTGCTGGTGGCCAGCGCTGCCCAGCTGGCCGGTATGCGTGCCGCCGCAATGACCGGAGCGGTGGTGGTCGGCGCCGCTGCGATGGGATCGGTGTGGCGACGGACCGGACGAAGCCGGGGGTCAGCCGGCCGGTGGTGGCGTACGGCGGCGAAGGGAGCCCTCGGCGTCGCGGTGGCCGCTGCGGTGCTCGTGGGATGGTCCACCGCCAGCCAGTTGCCGGCGCGCAGCAGCATGATCGGCGGCCCCGTTGACACCGGCGGCGGCGGCATGACCGACCATAGCCGGCACGGTGGTGTCAGTGTGACCACGTTGACCGGCACCGATACCGGGGGCGCACCGGTACGTCGGTTCACCTTGACGGCGGAGCCCGCCGCGGTCGAGCTGGACTCGGGCCAGCAGGTGCAGGCGTGGACGTTCAATGGCGTCACTCCTGGCCCCGAGCTGCGGGTCCGGCAAGGGGATCTGGTGGAGGTGACGCTCGTCAACCGGCTGCCCGGCGTGGGAGTGACGCTGCACTGGCACGGCGTGGACGTGCCCAACGCCATGGACGGCGTCGCGGGGGTGACCCAGGACGCGGTGGCGCCGGGAGGCCGGTTCGTGTACCGCTTCCGGGCCACGCAGGTCGGCACGTACTGGTACCACTCACATGAGATGTCCTCGATCCAGGTGCGTCGGGGCCTGTTCGGGGCGTTCGTGGTCCTGCCCGCCGAGGCACCAGAGCAGGGCGCTGCCGTTGACGAGACGGTACTGCGGCACACCTGGGTGGACGAGGACGGCGTCGCGACGCTCGGGGTGACCACCGGCGTGCAGCGGAGACAGGTACCGGCCGGCCGGCCGGTACGGTTACGGCTGGTCAACACCGACGGCAACCCCGCCACCTTCACTGTCACCGGCGTCCCGGTACGGGTCGTCGCGATCGACGGCACCGGGGTACATGAACCGAACATTCTCAACGGGGTGCGGATCCTGGTCGGCGGCGGAGCCCGTTACGACCTCGCGTTCACCATGCCCGACCAGCCGGTGGTCCTACACGCGGACGGCCCGACAATCGTCTACAGCCCCGACGGGAACGCCGGCCCGGGCGGTGAGGGGCCGGCGCCGGCGTTACTGAACCCCGCCCGCTACGGCACCCCCGCAACCACCCCGTTCGGGACGGCCAGCCACGTCGACCGGCGCTTCACGCTACGCGTCGACGAGCGGCTCGGCTTCTACGACGGCCGCCCAGCAGTGCTGTACACGCTCAACAACCGATCGTTCCCGGACGTGCCGATGCTCATGGTCTCCCCCGGTGACCTGGTCGAGGTCACCTACGTCAACCGCAGCGGCCAACACCATCCGATGCACCTGCACGGCCATCACATGCTGGTCCTCAACCGAAACGGCCGGGCCACAACCGGGAGCCCCTGGTGGGTCGACACCCTCGACGTCGGGCCTGGGGAGACCTACCGGGTAGCGTTCCGGGCGGACAACCCCGGGATCTGGATGGATCACTGCCACAACCTCGAACACGCCGCGAATGGGATGATCTTGCACCTGGGCTACGCCGGAGTCACCAGCCCCTTCCACACCGGGGCCGGCACCGCCAACCACCCGGAATAG
- a CDS encoding ArsR/SmtB family transcription factor, producing the protein MEGVGTVKSDSPAVSPLAGEPIKRADAERLAGVLKAFADPARLRLLSLIQSAPEGEASVSDLTAPLGLSQPTVSHHLRILTEAGLLEREKRGVWAYYRLVPSAIATIADLLTPPRKRATKKAR; encoded by the coding sequence ATGGAAGGCGTGGGAACTGTGAAATCTGATTCGCCTGCCGTCTCGCCGCTCGCTGGCGAGCCGATCAAACGTGCCGATGCCGAGCGGCTCGCGGGAGTGCTGAAGGCGTTCGCCGACCCGGCCCGGCTGCGACTGCTCAGTCTGATCCAGTCCGCTCCGGAGGGCGAGGCGTCCGTGAGTGACCTCACCGCGCCGCTTGGTCTCTCCCAGCCGACCGTCAGTCATCACCTTCGGATCCTCACCGAGGCCGGCCTGCTCGAGCGCGAGAAGCGGGGCGTCTGGGCGTACTACCGCCTGGTGCCGTCCGCGATCGCGACGATCGCCGACCTGTTGACTCCGCCGCGCAAGCGGGCGACGAAGAAGGCCCGCTGA
- a CDS encoding alpha/beta fold hydrolase: MAATRQILFIQGGGAGAHDEWDDKLFDSLRRELGDGYEVRYPRMPDEDDPSYARWSAAIRREMKALDDGAVVAGHSVGGTILINALAERPPEPELRAIVLIAAPFVGAGGWPGDEFELPHDLGARLPQGVPVHVFHGLEDETAPPSHADLYARAIPQAQLHRLPGRDHQLDNDLSEVAKTIGPDCLGPVTQA; encoded by the coding sequence ATGGCAGCGACCCGGCAGATCCTGTTCATCCAGGGCGGCGGCGCGGGCGCGCACGACGAATGGGACGACAAGCTGTTCGACAGCCTGAGGCGGGAACTCGGGGACGGGTACGAGGTCCGCTACCCGCGCATGCCCGACGAGGACGACCCGAGCTACGCCAGGTGGAGCGCGGCCATCCGGCGTGAGATGAAGGCCTTGGACGACGGCGCGGTCGTCGCCGGCCATTCGGTGGGCGGGACGATCCTCATCAACGCGCTCGCCGAGCGACCACCGGAGCCGGAGCTCAGGGCGATCGTGCTGATCGCCGCTCCGTTCGTCGGCGCGGGCGGCTGGCCCGGCGACGAGTTCGAGCTGCCGCATGACCTCGGCGCGAGGCTGCCACAAGGTGTGCCGGTGCACGTGTTCCATGGACTCGAGGACGAGACCGCTCCACCGTCGCATGCTGACCTGTACGCCCGCGCCATCCCGCAGGCACAGCTGCACCGGCTGCCCGGGCGCGATCACCAGCTGGACAACGACCTGAGCGAGGTGGCGAAGACGATTGGTCCTGACTGCCTCGGACCCGTCACCCAGGCATAG